The Mycolicibacterium flavescens genome has a segment encoding these proteins:
- a CDS encoding putative hydrolase or acyltransferase of alpha/beta superfamily: MDNEIPIPRRRRNANGRWLAGAAGLTAVGSAAGMSAARSLRRRLDTVDHYKDEDFVLLDADRSSVVTTPDGVSLAVREVGPQDAPLTVVFAHGFCLCMGAFYFQRVRLTEQWGPQVRMVFYDQRGHGQSDEAPPETYTVAQLGQDLEAVLAVVVPRGPVVLVGHSMGGMTVLSHARQFPHHYPKRIVGAAIIASAAEGVSRSPLGEILKNPALEAARFAVRYAPKMVHRTRGAAKSVIAPILRAASYGDEKISPSVVAFSERMMHDTPIATLVEFLHALEVHNEIDGLTTLAKVPTLIACGDRDLLTPMEYSQAMAAVLPKAQVVIVGGAGHLVQLEQPEAINEALVRLVERATPSKLVALTRRVREKVRHNG, translated from the coding sequence ATGGACAACGAGATTCCGATTCCGCGCCGCCGCCGCAACGCGAACGGGCGCTGGCTCGCGGGCGCAGCCGGCCTGACCGCGGTCGGCAGCGCGGCGGGAATGTCGGCGGCGCGCTCGCTGCGGCGTCGACTCGACACCGTAGACCACTACAAGGACGAGGATTTCGTACTCCTCGACGCCGACCGCAGCTCCGTCGTCACCACACCCGACGGCGTGTCGCTGGCGGTCCGCGAGGTCGGCCCGCAAGACGCGCCGCTGACGGTGGTGTTCGCGCACGGATTCTGTCTGTGCATGGGCGCCTTCTACTTTCAGCGCGTCAGGCTCACCGAGCAGTGGGGACCCCAGGTCCGGATGGTGTTCTACGACCAGCGCGGACACGGTCAGTCCGACGAGGCGCCGCCGGAGACCTATACGGTGGCCCAGCTCGGGCAGGATCTCGAGGCTGTGCTGGCGGTCGTGGTTCCGCGTGGCCCTGTGGTGCTGGTCGGCCACTCGATGGGCGGGATGACCGTACTGTCGCACGCGCGCCAGTTCCCGCACCACTATCCGAAGCGGATCGTCGGCGCCGCGATCATCGCCTCTGCCGCCGAAGGGGTTTCGCGCTCGCCACTCGGTGAGATCCTGAAGAACCCGGCACTGGAGGCGGCCCGATTCGCGGTCCGGTACGCGCCCAAGATGGTGCACCGAACCCGCGGCGCCGCGAAGTCGGTGATCGCGCCGATCCTGCGCGCCGCGTCCTACGGCGACGAGAAGATCAGCCCGAGCGTCGTGGCGTTCTCGGAACGGATGATGCACGACACTCCGATCGCGACGCTCGTCGAATTCCTGCACGCGCTGGAGGTGCACAACGAGATCGACGGCCTGACCACGCTGGCCAAGGTGCCGACCCTGATCGCGTGCGGCGACCGCGACCTGCTGACGCCGATGGAGTACTCGCAGGCCATGGCCGCGGTTCTGCCGAAGGCGCAAGTGGTGATCGTCGGCGGCGCTGGACATCTCGTCCAACTCGAACAACCCGAGGCGATCAACGAGGCACTGGTCCGACTCGTCGAACGCGCGACACCGTCCAAGCTCGTCGCGTTGACGAGGCGGGTGCGCGAGAAGGTCCGCCACAATGGGTGA
- the alr gene encoding alanine racemase, translated as MHTTELTTPTATAAPQAVVDLDAIAHNVRLLRDLAGTAQVMVVVKADGYGHGATQVSRVALAAGATELGVATVAEALALRGDGITAPVLAWLHPPGTDFAPALAADVQIAVSSVRQLDELLDAVARTGRSASVTVKVDTGLSRNGVGRDDYPAMIAAVERAQAAGAISVRGLMSHLVHGDRPDDPLNGIQAQRLTEMRTYAAEQGVQFEITHLSNSPAAMTRPDLGMDLVRVGIAVYGQTPIPERGDMGLRPAMTLKCPVALVRSLRAGEGVSYGHTWVADRDTTVALLPVGYADGVFRPLSNRIDVMINGRRCRNVGRICMDQFVVDLGPEGGAAEGDDAILFGPGTHDEPTTQEWADLLGTINYEVVTSPRGRFVRTYTGSMDKTS; from the coding sequence ATGCACACGACCGAGCTGACGACGCCGACCGCGACCGCGGCCCCCCAGGCGGTGGTCGACCTCGACGCGATCGCCCACAATGTGCGGCTGCTGCGCGACCTCGCGGGCACTGCGCAGGTGATGGTCGTCGTCAAGGCCGACGGATACGGACACGGCGCCACCCAGGTGAGCCGGGTCGCGCTCGCCGCGGGCGCCACCGAACTCGGGGTGGCGACCGTCGCCGAGGCGTTGGCGCTGCGCGGGGACGGCATCACCGCTCCGGTGCTGGCCTGGCTGCATCCGCCGGGCACCGACTTCGCGCCCGCGCTGGCCGCCGACGTGCAGATCGCGGTGTCGTCGGTGCGCCAACTCGACGAACTGCTCGACGCCGTCGCACGGACCGGGCGCAGTGCCTCGGTGACCGTCAAGGTCGACACCGGGCTGAGCCGCAACGGCGTCGGTCGTGACGACTACCCGGCGATGATCGCGGCGGTCGAGCGGGCGCAGGCCGCCGGAGCGATCAGCGTACGGGGGCTGATGTCGCACCTCGTGCACGGTGACCGGCCCGACGATCCGCTCAACGGCATACAGGCGCAGCGGCTCACCGAGATGCGGACCTACGCGGCCGAACAGGGTGTGCAGTTCGAGATCACCCACCTGAGCAACAGCCCGGCTGCGATGACACGGCCAGACCTGGGCATGGACCTGGTGCGCGTCGGTATCGCGGTGTACGGCCAGACCCCGATACCCGAGCGCGGGGACATGGGTCTGCGTCCGGCGATGACCTTGAAATGCCCTGTGGCGCTGGTCCGTTCGCTGCGCGCGGGCGAAGGCGTGTCCTACGGGCACACCTGGGTCGCCGATCGTGACACCACCGTGGCGCTCTTGCCCGTCGGGTACGCCGACGGGGTGTTCCGCCCGCTGAGCAACCGCATCGACGTGATGATCAACGGCAGGCGGTGCCGCAACGTCGGCCGGATCTGCATGGACCAGTTCGTCGTGGACCTCGGACCGGAAGGCGGGGCCGCAGAAGGTGACGACGCGATCCTCTTCGGGCCGGGCACCCACGATGAGCCGACTACCCAGGAGTGGGCCGACCTGCTCGGCACCATCAACTACGAGGTCGTGACCAGCCCGCGTGGCCGCTTTGTGCGGACCTACACCGGATCGATGGACAAGACATCTTGA